From a region of the Danio aesculapii chromosome 4, fDanAes4.1, whole genome shotgun sequence genome:
- the LOC130222345 gene encoding gastrula zinc finger protein XlCGF8.2DB-like: MAFIKEESEDVKIEETFTVKQEDLQEQTELMVLKEETHQLNEMEEKQLEKNQEITTDEKPTLTKKTSSRGRPRKSKSACNFTCRQCGNRFSRKNNLQVHMRIHTGEKPYTCQQCGQCFCTSGNLVVHMRIHTGEKPYSCPQCGKSFKQNGNLKVHMRTHTGERPYTCQQCGQRFYTTGNFAQHMRIHTGVRLYTCEQCGKSFYHAGNLAVHMRIHTGKKPYSCLQCGKSFKQNSNLEVHMRTHTGGRMFTCTQCGKSFAQKQDLEIHNRIHTGEKPYTCTECGKSFRCKNTLKYHTITHTGEKPFACSQCGKSFTTKASLMNHMNGHTGTIVFTCDQCGKTLTRKDSIRKHMKSHSGEDRFRCSECGKGFKCKRSLSTHMKLHNGEQSP, translated from the coding sequence agctgatggtgctgaaagaagagactcatcaACTGAATGAAATGGAAGAGAAACAGTTAGAGAAAAACCAAGAAATAACAACTGATGAAAAACCCACACTGACTAAAAAGACTTCATCACGCGGAAGACCTCGGAAATCCAAATCTGCGTGTAATTTTACTTGTCGTCAATGTGGAAACCGTTTCAGTCGAAAAAACAACCTTCaagtccacatgagaattcacactggagagaagccctacacatgccaacagtgtggacaATGCTTCTGTACTAGTGGAAACTTGGtagtgcacatgagaattcacactggggagaagccttactcttgccctcagtgtggaaagagttttaagcaAAATGGCaaccttaaagtccacatgagaactcacactggagaaaggccctacacatgccaacagtgtggacaACGCTTCTATACTACAGGAAACTTTGCAcagcacatgagaattcacactggagtgaGGCTGTACACAtgcgaacagtgtggaaaaagcttctatcatgcaggaaacttggcagtgcacatgagaattcacactgggaagaagccttactcttgccttcagtgtggaaagagtttcaagcAAAATAGCAAccttgaagtccacatgagaacACACACTGGAGGCAGAATGTTTacttgcacacagtgtgggaaaagttttgctCAAAAGCAAGACCTTGAGATCCACAATAGGATTCATacaggagagaaaccttacacatgcacagagtgtggtaaaagtttcagatgtaaaaacacactcaaataCCACACGAtaactcacaccggagagaagccgtttgcatgttctcagtgtggaaagagcttcacaacTAAAGCTAGCCTCATGAACCACATGAATGGTCATACTGGAaccatagtgttcacatgtgatcagtgtggaaagactCTCACACGCAAAGACTCCATTAGGAAGCACATGAAGTCTCACTCAGGAGAGGatcgttttagatgcagtgagtgtggaaagggcTTTAAATGTAAAAGAAGCCTAAGCACTCACATGAAGCTTCACAATGGAGAGCAGAGTCCTTAA